A single window of Leeuwenhoekiella sp. MAR_2009_132 DNA harbors:
- a CDS encoding helix-turn-helix domain-containing protein, translating to MQNICKVKTIEEFHFLSGLESPKHPLVSIINYSGLTISQKERDSRWMLEFYLVAIKRGLQGKMYYGQQEYDCDEGIMFFVAPKQVFRIQPDPSPNEDRSGWMLLIHPDFIWNTSLAKTISKYDFFDYSINEALFLSEEEEETFEPILNGIKKEYQTDIDQFSQNIITAHIETLLQYSERFYQRQFTSRKVINSKLVERFEYLILDYFNSDVSLKNGLPSVQSLAEQLHITPKYLSKLLKGITGQSPQQHIQEKVVELAKFKLSSTEESVNEIAYNLGFAHPQSFNKLFKRKTELSPLQFRKSFIQ from the coding sequence ATGCAAAACATTTGCAAGGTAAAAACGATAGAAGAATTTCATTTTTTATCGGGGCTGGAGTCGCCGAAACATCCTTTGGTAAGTATTATTAATTATTCTGGTTTGACCATCTCCCAAAAAGAACGAGATTCTAGATGGATGCTTGAATTCTATCTTGTTGCCATTAAACGTGGTCTGCAGGGGAAAATGTATTACGGTCAGCAGGAGTATGATTGCGACGAGGGTATTATGTTTTTTGTGGCACCTAAACAAGTTTTTCGTATTCAGCCAGACCCAAGTCCTAATGAGGATAGATCAGGATGGATGTTATTAATTCACCCTGATTTTATTTGGAATACTTCTCTGGCTAAAACAATATCTAAATATGATTTTTTTGATTATTCAATAAATGAAGCTTTATTTCTTTCAGAAGAAGAGGAAGAAACATTCGAACCCATTTTAAATGGAATAAAGAAAGAATATCAAACTGATATTGATCAATTTAGTCAAAATATTATTACGGCTCACATAGAAACTTTACTTCAGTATTCAGAACGCTTTTATCAACGCCAATTTACTTCCCGAAAAGTCATTAATAGTAAACTTGTCGAGCGATTTGAATATCTGATATTAGATTATTTTAACTCAGATGTCTCGCTGAAAAATGGTCTGCCTAGTGTTCAGTCTTTAGCTGAACAGCTTCATATTACGCCTAAATATTTAAGTAAGCTTTTAAAAGGAATTACAGGACAAAGTCCTCAGCAACATATTCAAGAAAAGGTAGTTGAACTCGCAAAATTCAAACTATCAAGCACAGAAGAATCAGTAAATGAAATAGCCTATAATTTAGGATTCGCACATCCTCAATCGTTTAATAAGCTCTTCAAAAGAAAAACAGAATTATCTCCGCTTCAATTTAGAAAATCTTTTATTCAATAA